One Arachis hypogaea cultivar Tifrunner chromosome 18, arahy.Tifrunner.gnm2.J5K5, whole genome shotgun sequence genomic window, AACTTAACTAATTAGAAAATGAAAGTTAAACAAAGCTTAATTAGCAAACTACAATGCAAACTGATAAAACTTACTTACTAGAATAGTTAGTTAATAGTAGGCCAGCTATTTAGGGAATGGATACCCATAACCTTAGCAGTCTTAAACTTATTCTTGGTAGATCCCATACCATATTAGATATAAGTAAAGCACCATAACAGTGCCACTACTACATGAGTTGCACACATTTAagataaaagattatttttttgtcttaaaGATCAGCTGATCAGCGCTTCCTACAAGCGGTTTCTCTTTGAGCATTGAAGAAGACAGCAGCCACAGGAGTTCCAAGATCATTTTCAACTACGAATTTCCTTGTGTTGAAGAGGTCCCTTGAATTGGGAACCTTGCTCACTGTTTGCCTCCTCTTCTGCTTGTAAAGCACCAAAACAAATCTATGTATTCCTATGTTTGGCTTTGGCATCTCATACTTTATCACCTCCTTTCCTGTATATGTTTTTAATTACATGAACTTAGGATGCATTCATTATAATACTATGAAAACTAATTAGTAAACTAACTAATATCTTACCAAATGTTGCATCCGTTGTCCCTGGGATATCAGTCACCATCCTATAATAAgtaattaatatctaattattttaTGCAAATCACATTAACTAACTTGAATgtcttaaaaataaaagtatacaaTTTGTTTGTTATTCTGTGCCCCTAAAACAAACATATACAACTATACATCACTTAATAATTCCTAATACTATAACAACTAAATAAGATCCATTGTTTAATTAAGTAGTTGAACAAATTAATCGTATCAAATTAAAGTGCATGCATGTATATAAGGTACCAGTGTAAGTGTTCTCTTAAGTATGGGTCACTAGGACCAGGAACATCTGGATCTGTCATAATCTGGAACAAACAAAtacaattacaaaaaaaaagtaaaggtATGATAATCATGAAATAAAGAGTATATAACATATtaagtaatgaaatcatcaatc contains:
- the LOC112771899 gene encoding CEN-like protein 2, translating into MMMASSNAFSSSDPLTIGRVIGDVVDDFTETVKMTVTYNNKHVYNGFEFFPSSISAKPRVHIHGGDLRSSFTLIMTDPDVPGPSDPYLREHLHWMVTDIPGTTDATFGKEVIKYEMPKPNIGIHRFVLVLYKQKRRQTVSKVPNSRDLFNTRKFVVENDLGTPVAAVFFNAQRETACRKR